The Luteolibacter flavescens genomic sequence GGCGAGTGGGCTGTAATCCTTATGGATTCAGGACTTTTTCGCCAATCAGGGGTGACCCTTCATCCTTGCAGCTCCATGAATTGCACGGATCGCATTGCAGGAGGCAATGCGGCATGCGGATGACGTGAAAGGGGGACTTGAAACTCGTTTGACCAGACCGATGATTGTCCCGTAAAACTACCTCCCCATGCCCAAGATTTTCGTGGTTGATGACCACCCCATGCTGCGCGGCGGACTGCGACACTCGATCGGTGCGGAGCCCGAGTGGACCTTTTGCGGCGAAGCGGCAAACGCGGCCGAGGCGTTGACTCTGATCCCACAGGTGATGCCTGACCTGGTGATCATGGACATCACCCTGCCCGATAAGAGCGGGCTCGAGCTTATCAAGGATCTACAGGCGCTCTGCCCGTCCATTCCGGTGCTGGTTTTCTCGATGCATGACGAACTGCTCTATGCGGAGCGGGTGATCCGCGCGGGCGGTCGCGGCTACCTGATGAAGGGGTCTTCCACCGAGCAATTTCTGAAGGCGATGATGGATGTCCTGCGCGGCTCGCTCTACCTCAGCGAACGCGTGGCAGGTCAGATCCTGAATCGTCTGGGCCGGGGGAACACGCGCTCCGGGCTCTCCAGCCTCACCGACAGGGA encodes the following:
- a CDS encoding response regulator is translated as MPKIFVVDDHPMLRGGLRHSIGAEPEWTFCGEAANAAEALTLIPQVMPDLVIMDITLPDKSGLELIKDLQALCPSIPVLVFSMHDELLYAERVIRAGGRGYLMKGSSTEQFLKAMMDVLRGSLYLSERVAGQILNRLGRGNTRSGLSSLTDRELEVFEMIGRGVPTPQIGETLHISPRTVDAHRTNIRLKLGLADAPAVMREAVVWVEMGGTAKNVIP